Part of the Impatiens glandulifera chromosome 8, dImpGla2.1, whole genome shotgun sequence genome is shown below.
aaaatttatattattataaaaaataaacttaaaattcttataaattataataaataaataaataaataaacaagtaattttatataatatttaattgtgtttatagtatTCAGAATAAAATTGGGGTGAAATCGGAACGGATCTGAACGGGGTACACAAATATCATTCATATTCCATCTCCGATCAATTACCAGTCAAATCGGAAAAAAAATGCTCCAAACAAGACAATTCAATTTAGCTATTACGTGagggtttcaaattgtcatccttaatcactCTAACTATCGATTCAACCAATGGTTTCAAATTGTCACTAactatatttattagtttagaatataaaatataaatagttaaaacATATAACAAAGTGGTAGGGCCAATCACTTATGTGTTTGAgaagttttgaataaaaatgtattgagtttaatattttatttgattaagttgACAACTTATATGTACACACATGTTATTAAGcaatatatttaacatgttttaagaATGGGAAGTTGGGAAAACCcttgaatttttatttgttctttattctttatgaaattataaaatggtgGAATTAGCTAAGATAATTATTATAGTTAATTCATTGAATAATTAGTAGTTGTTGAACATACACAAACTCAATCTATCTTGCAAGTTAACACccttgtttaatatttttaaacaaaaattggGTTACCCAAAACACGAGACTAAACAAACAGTGAATACAAGTTATAACTCAACTCAATAAAGGTTGTTTAATTGTAAAATTGTCTTTTCTAATagataaatatttcataatcaTTTAAAAGAGGAATACTAttaatcttttcaaaattatacaataataataataataataatatatttataccaTAACCCACGAACCCACGAGAATAGTtatgtgaatttgatttcatctaaaaacatttttttaatgaattcgGGGTGGTAGATAATTAAAGTAACCAGTGGCGAACCTTTAGCTTAACACCCTTCTCAATAATCGTATCCAAACTAGGCTTCCACCCTCTCCCGGAAAACTGCCGGCTCATAAACTCCGGCCGGTCATCCAAAATCTCGTCGGAGGATGACGTCATCAACTCCTTTTTATCCTCCAAGCAGTTCCCTTTCACGTTCTTCATCTGCACAATGCTCTGAATCTCCGATTCCGACCTAACCGTACAGATAAATCGTACGATCAACGGAACAAATCCAGTCGTTGAAGATAAGATGTTCTtggaatttgaattataattcgaTCTCAACAGTAACCTCTGAATTTCTTCAAGTAAAAAAGATGCCGGCTTTCCTCTGTTCTTCATCGGCATCATGAAGTAGAGCTTTTCCTTCTCTAGTTTCTTGTCCGCCGGTAATGGGATGATCGGCCGACGATGCTGTTGTTTGGAATTAACGGTAATATCTTTGCCGGAGTGAGATATCTCGACGACCATGTGACGAGGATGATCTAGCATGAGGTCTGCGGCGGTGAGTTGTGTGTCGTATTCGTGGATTGTGCCGTCGGAGAGGATTACTTTTCCGGATGAAGATTCCGGCCGGTGAGAAACGCCGTTGCCCATTATAGAGATGAATAAAAGCAGGCGTTTAGAAAGAGAAGAAGAGTTCGTTTAACCGCTCCGCTCCATCTTGTGATggttataacttataaatagtgtggtattaatttattactattgttttcttttgtaactgtttattttattaaaatattatgtcaatttttatttttgtatcatatatattacatataggAGAAATTATAGCCAACCTACACAATAAAAAAGGAAGACTCATCATCGGCAGACAAATCAATCTTTTATGGAGTATTTGGATAGTTACTATAAAATTTGGATTAAAACATCTAGATAGAAATACATATTTTGGTTAGCACAtcgatgatattttattaaactatatAGCTAGGTAGAATTGTCGAATCTTCAAAGGAGTTAGTTAATTGTGTGATAATTATCAGGAGATTGTGTGCTCCGTGTCCACttcgaaaaatataaaaataaaattatttaaggtaaaaatgtgatatttccctataatttcttaaaaaaaataaatttaattcattatttgttaatttaattattaaaaaaatagtaaaacttaACTTTATATACTCGTTTTATCCAgaattttatccttatatttttaagtcaccacaattttttttcaaacccacCCCAACTCAGAATCATGGATCCGTTCATTGACTTATTAATACGACGTTTTCTAGTATTCGTTTTGAAAAGTTAGTGAAATCGATCGGAGAGTTATTTGTTCTTCTGGAGAATCTACGAGTTTGATTACTATTGGGTAACGtgtttgtctatttttttttcttatttcttattttgtgaattttttaatttatattttatgacaCGATTTATcgttttattaaacaattaatatcattttagtGTACatgtattattttgaaaaaaaaacatataggACAACTTTATATAGAACTagataattattaaacttaataattaagaGAGTTTAAAAATgcataatataatatcttataacatttataatatataataagaaagttataaagtaaaataacaatattt
Proteins encoded:
- the LOC124912720 gene encoding uncharacterized protein LOC124912720, with the protein product MGNGVSHRPESSSGKVILSDGTIHEYDTQLTAADLMLDHPRHMVVEISHSGKDITVNSKQQHRRPIIPLPADKKLEKEKLYFMMPMKNRGKPASFLLEEIQRLLLRSNYNSNSKNILSSTTGFVPLIVRFICTVRSESEIQSIVQMKNVKGNCLEDKKELMTSSSDEILDDRPEFMSRQFSGRGWKPSLDTIIEKGVKLKVRHWLL